From a region of the Butyrivibrio sp. AE3004 genome:
- a CDS encoding putative ABC transporter permease — MIIAQYFVEFIFYSFLGWVWESIYCSVNEKKWADRGFLFGPICPIYGSCVVATSALFGQIDVLSSPDFPIWGIFLICYIGSAIAEFGTSWVLEKRFHARWWDYSTMPLNIQGRICVPVSIAFGLAGVAIVKYLIPTVERMHTMINPGVYEFLAIILAMLFGADYALTEASLSALLNDVNRMHEEFIEKAQFGYERVASAPKRLEQKVLEGKELASERHEQLAKEYAEKLSLNQKRILLGIAKFMPKANMTLGIEERERMVISLKEKVRELRGRHK; from the coding sequence ATGATAATCGCACAGTATTTTGTGGAATTCATTTTTTATAGTTTTCTTGGATGGGTATGGGAATCAATATACTGCTCTGTAAATGAGAAAAAGTGGGCAGACAGAGGATTCCTCTTTGGACCAATCTGCCCTATCTATGGTTCCTGTGTAGTAGCAACATCTGCACTTTTCGGACAGATTGATGTTTTGTCGTCTCCGGATTTTCCAATATGGGGCATATTTTTAATCTGCTATATTGGCAGCGCAATAGCGGAATTTGGAACCTCATGGGTGCTGGAGAAGAGATTTCACGCAAGATGGTGGGATTATAGCACGATGCCTCTGAATATTCAGGGCAGAATCTGCGTTCCTGTAAGTATTGCTTTTGGACTTGCGGGAGTTGCTATTGTTAAATATCTTATTCCGACAGTTGAGAGGATGCATACAATGATAAACCCGGGAGTATACGAGTTTCTTGCAATAATCCTTGCAATGCTCTTTGGAGCTGATTATGCGCTTACTGAGGCGAGTCTTTCAGCTCTTCTTAATGATGTTAACAGGATGCATGAAGAGTTTATTGAAAAAGCCCAGTTCGGATATGAAAGGGTGGCAAGCGCACCTAAGCGGCTTGAACAAAAAGTTCTTGAGGGTAAAGAACTTGCTTCGGAGCGTCATGAACAACTGGCAAAGGAATATGCTGAGAAGCTTTCGCTCAACCAGAAAAGAATACTCCTTGGTATAGCGAAGTTCATGCCTAAGGCGAATATGACTTTAGGAATCGAAGAAAGGGAACGTATGGTAATTTCCCTGAAAGAAAAGGTTCGTGAACTGCGAGGAAGGCATAAATAA
- a CDS encoding GNAT family N-acetyltransferase translates to MDFVVKHFNELSTRELYEILKTRFEIFVTEQECIYQDLDDKDQDAIHVFCWNDSGRVAGCLRVFWKDHDEAAGVAQIGRVVTLEHGKGIGGAMLHQGVDIAINRLKARKIYLEAQEYAIGYYAKEGFKVVSDVFMEDGIPHVKMERMV, encoded by the coding sequence ATGGATTTCGTAGTTAAGCATTTTAATGAGCTCAGTACAAGAGAGCTTTATGAGATATTAAAAACACGATTTGAAATATTTGTTACTGAGCAGGAGTGTATATACCAGGATCTTGACGATAAAGATCAGGATGCAATACATGTATTTTGCTGGAATGATTCCGGAAGAGTTGCCGGATGTCTCAGAGTTTTTTGGAAAGATCATGATGAGGCAGCAGGCGTGGCGCAGATTGGAAGAGTTGTTACTTTGGAGCATGGTAAAGGCATCGGAGGAGCAATGCTTCATCAGGGAGTTGATATAGCTATAAACAGACTTAAAGCACGGAAGATATATCTTGAAGCGCAGGAATATGCCATTGGATATTACGCAAAAGAAGGGTTTAAGGTTGTTTCGGATGTGTTTATGGAGGATGGAATCCCTCATGTGAAGATGGAGCGTATGGTATAG
- a CDS encoding AlkZ-related protein: MMIIDEIRTREELVELVNEIGFLPFFSCRIDGFSLEENVSYDAWYQGRWKGRVHWDAWDWKGQVLQGKELVYGKFFEKKAGFISLKLWPDFCNYRRDGYDFDARFDDGLAAYKDKGVVDYITGSGAMLTREIKDALNYKKGGNKGFETVITRLQMQTYVVPVDYEYSKRKNGDEYGWGNCRYDVAENYWGEKLCRSAYERSPEESLSRIVKNIRKALPKMDEEDLRALLKR; encoded by the coding sequence ATGATGATTATTGATGAGATCAGAACCAGGGAGGAACTGGTAGAACTTGTTAATGAGATTGGCTTTCTGCCATTCTTTTCCTGTAGGATAGATGGATTCTCCCTGGAGGAAAATGTTTCATATGATGCATGGTATCAGGGAAGATGGAAGGGGAGAGTTCATTGGGATGCCTGGGATTGGAAAGGGCAGGTTCTTCAGGGAAAAGAGCTGGTGTATGGAAAGTTTTTTGAGAAGAAGGCCGGATTCATCAGTCTGAAATTATGGCCGGATTTTTGCAACTACCGCAGGGATGGCTATGATTTTGATGCAAGATTCGATGACGGACTTGCAGCATATAAGGATAAGGGAGTGGTTGATTACATCACCGGATCGGGTGCGATGCTGACAAGAGAAATCAAGGACGCTCTAAATTATAAGAAGGGTGGTAATAAAGGCTTTGAAACTGTTATAACAAGGCTCCAGATGCAGACATATGTTGTGCCGGTTGATTACGAATACAGTAAACGGAAGAATGGTGACGAGTACGGTTGGGGCAACTGCCGGTATGATGTCGCTGAAAACTACTGGGGTGAGAAGCTATGCCGTTCAGCATATGAGAGAAGTCCTGAGGAATCACTTTCAAGGATTGTAAAGAATATAAGAAAAGCACTTCCTAAGATGGATGAAGAAGATCTTCGTGCATTGCTAAAGAGATGA
- a CDS encoding PspC domain-containing protein produces MSGKRLYKSNDKKICGVCGGIADYLGVDPTLVRIIFLLAVMVTGVGIFPYILAAIIMDDCPEGATTRTTYKEGNSYSANNNYYESDEPIGFKPETGAADDGEIKGFSI; encoded by the coding sequence ATGAGTGGAAAGAGATTATATAAAAGTAATGATAAAAAGATTTGTGGCGTATGCGGAGGCATTGCAGATTATCTCGGAGTTGATCCTACATTAGTAAGAATTATTTTTTTATTGGCAGTAATGGTTACGGGCGTAGGAATTTTTCCGTACATCCTGGCAGCAATCATAATGGACGATTGTCCTGAAGGCGCAACTACAAGAACAACTTATAAAGAAGGAAACAGTTACTCGGCAAACAATAACTATTATGAATCGGATGAACCTATTGGATTCAAGCCGGAAACAGGAGCTGCAGACGATGGTGAGATCAAGGGGTTCAGCATCTGA
- a CDS encoding ATP-binding cassette domain-containing protein, with translation MLQIRNLTITHRGDLRIILEKFNMVLNDGDKAAIIGEEGNGKSTLMKWIYDPSIAEEYTECEGDRIMTGEVLGYLPQELPETDKAKTLYEYFSEAQLFYDKNPKELSEMAMEFQVPCDFFYSDQEMGSLSGGEKVKAQLMRLLIDKPTVLLLDEPSNDIDISTLELLERLINGWKHIVLFISHDETLIENTANVIIHIEQIMRKTKSRYAVVRDNYRNYIEKRAENFERQEQQAINDRKEKKRRDEKYARVYNSVDKALTNISKGARDSEAKNLKDKMHTVKAMGKRFEKEDEKMTKMPEQEEAIFFKLGDENARMPAGKTVIEYELDELRTPDGTKVLAKDIFLRVKGPEKICIVGTNGVGKTTLLRRMAEELLCRKDLKAQYMPQNYEEMLDLDATPVEFLDDTGDKAVRTRIRTYLGSLKYTADEMDHSIKDLSGGQKAKILLLKMSLSDANVLILDEPTRNFSPLLGPVIRKMIASFPGAVISISHDRKYIEEVCTKIYTLTEDGLK, from the coding sequence ATGCTACAGATTAGGAACTTGACTATAACGCATCGGGGTGACCTGAGGATTATATTGGAAAAATTCAATATGGTGCTAAATGATGGAGATAAAGCGGCAATAATTGGGGAAGAGGGAAATGGCAAATCAACCCTTATGAAGTGGATTTATGATCCGTCAATTGCAGAAGAATATACAGAATGTGAGGGGGATAGAATAATGACCGGAGAGGTACTGGGGTATCTGCCACAGGAATTACCGGAAACAGACAAGGCGAAGACACTCTATGAGTATTTTTCAGAGGCACAGCTTTTTTATGATAAGAATCCAAAAGAATTATCCGAGATGGCAATGGAATTCCAAGTGCCATGCGATTTCTTTTACAGCGATCAGGAAATGGGGAGTCTGTCAGGCGGAGAGAAGGTTAAAGCTCAGCTAATGCGACTTTTGATTGATAAGCCGACAGTGCTTTTGTTGGATGAACCATCAAACGATATAGATATAAGTACGCTGGAACTGCTTGAAAGACTTATAAATGGGTGGAAACACATAGTTCTTTTTATATCTCATGATGAGACGCTCATTGAGAATACTGCAAATGTGATAATCCACATCGAACAGATCATGAGGAAAACCAAGAGCAGATACGCTGTGGTAAGAGACAATTATAGAAACTATATCGAAAAAAGGGCTGAGAATTTTGAGAGGCAGGAACAGCAGGCTATCAATGACAGGAAAGAGAAGAAGCGCCGTGATGAAAAGTATGCAAGGGTATATAACAGCGTGGACAAAGCTCTTACAAACATCTCCAAGGGAGCGCGTGATTCGGAAGCAAAAAATCTCAAAGACAAGATGCACACCGTAAAGGCTATGGGGAAGCGTTTTGAGAAAGAAGATGAGAAGATGACAAAAATGCCGGAGCAGGAAGAGGCAATATTCTTTAAGCTGGGAGATGAGAATGCCAGGATGCCGGCTGGCAAAACTGTTATTGAGTATGAACTTGATGAGCTTCGAACTCCGGATGGTACAAAAGTTCTTGCAAAAGATATTTTTCTTAGAGTCAAAGGCCCTGAGAAAATCTGTATTGTTGGCACTAACGGAGTTGGAAAGACAACACTTCTAAGGAGGATGGCAGAGGAACTTCTTTGTAGGAAAGATTTGAAAGCACAGTACATGCCACAGAACTATGAGGAGATGCTTGATCTTGATGCTACTCCGGTGGAGTTTTTGGATGATACAGGAGATAAGGCAGTGAGGACTCGCATAAGGACTTATTTGGGCTCACTTAAATATACTGCTGATGAAATGGATCATTCCATAAAAGATCTATCAGGGGGACAGAAAGCAAAGATATTACTTTTAAAGATGAGTCTGTCGGATGCAAATGTTCTGATATTGGATGAGCCAACGCGAAACTTTTCGCCGCTTTTGGGTCCTGTTATCAGGAAGATGATAGCTTCTTTCCCCGGAGCGGTTATCAGCATTTCGCATGATAGAAAGTATATAGAGGAAGTTTGTACTAAGATATATACATTAACTGAGGATGGCCTTAAATAA
- a CDS encoding rhomboid family intramembrane serine protease → MDTKKIKITFNSPVTLGFIFICFAILVVNFITAGFTNQLLFMTYHSSLSSPLTYVRLFTHVMGHSGWEHFISNASYILLLGPLLEEKYGGKNMIMVILITAIVTGLANYILFPNTALCGASGVVFAFILMTSFTSFKQGEIPLTFILVTIVFIGQQVYEGIFLQDDISNLTHILGGVVGSVVGYKLNGKR, encoded by the coding sequence ATGGATACAAAAAAGATTAAGATCACATTCAATTCTCCGGTAACATTGGGATTCATATTTATATGTTTTGCAATATTGGTGGTGAACTTTATTACGGCTGGATTTACTAATCAGCTCCTTTTTATGACATATCATTCATCATTATCATCCCCTCTTACATATGTGCGGCTGTTCACTCATGTTATGGGACATAGCGGTTGGGAGCATTTTATCAGTAATGCTTCATATATACTGCTCCTTGGACCGCTATTGGAGGAAAAATACGGCGGAAAGAATATGATAATGGTTATCCTGATAACAGCTATTGTTACCGGACTGGCAAATTATATCCTGTTTCCCAATACCGCACTTTGTGGCGCGAGCGGAGTCGTATTTGCGTTTATCCTCATGACATCATTTACAAGCTTCAAACAGGGAGAAATCCCGCTGACATTTATACTGGTTACAATAGTCTTTATAGGGCAGCAGGTTTATGAGGGAATCTTTTTGCAGGATGATATTTCAAATCTGACACATATCCTTGGTGGAGTTGTCGGATCTGTTGTGGGCTATAAGCTTAACGGGAAAAGATGA
- a CDS encoding PspC domain-containing protein, whose translation MNLSEDKGGLYSLYKQESIFEERVGADHRTGEIKAARKVSVMNGKRLYKSNDKRICGVCGGIAEYFGIDPVIVRLIWGILAFAWGTSIAVYIVLAFIMDDAPDYIESNENGYDESRNIEEKTVINAEPVGFRLNNGVKEEIYR comes from the coding sequence TTGAATTTATCTGAAGACAAAGGTGGATTATATTCGTTATATAAACAAGAGAGCATTTTTGAAGAAAGAGTAGGTGCAGATCACCGTACCGGTGAGATTAAAGCTGCAAGAAAGGTGTCAGTTATGAATGGAAAGAGGTTATACAAAAGTAACGATAAAAGAATCTGTGGTGTATGCGGAGGAATCGCAGAATATTTCGGAATTGACCCGGTTATTGTAAGGCTCATATGGGGCATTCTGGCATTTGCATGGGGAACCAGCATAGCAGTATATATAGTTCTTGCATTTATAATGGATGATGCTCCTGATTACATTGAATCAAACGAAAACGGGTATGATGAATCAAGGAATATCGAAGAAAAGACAGTCATCAATGCAGAACCGGTTGGTTTCAGACTTAACAATGGAGTTAAGGAAGAAATCTACCGTTGA